One Marasmius oreades isolate 03SP1 chromosome 2, whole genome shotgun sequence DNA segment encodes these proteins:
- a CDS encoding uncharacterized protein (BUSCO:EOG092654LJ), translating to MVLHFGRRCLVSRGGERAVREFVTASTVTDCQSHSRSLLEMSQAVGNTALAYARVWHQVDASERVLGKLAERIALVLMGKHKPIYNPSVDCGDYVIVTNCTKVRVSGRKEQSLLYRKHTMYPGGLKETPYKDMMGKKPEEIIRHAVSGMLPKNKLRERRLERLRIFPGNETGILGANVMRNWHDGTMPQDWNPTELVKESQRILPAKLHDRSKQMTVS from the exons ATGGTCTTGCACTTTGGACGACGCTGCCTGGTGAGTCGAGGTGGTGAGAGAGCGGTGAGAGAATTTGTGACAGCCTCGACGGTCACGGACTGTCAGAGTCACTCGCGGTCTCTTCTTGAAATGTCGCAGGCAGTAGGAAAT ACTGCCCTTGCATATGCACGAGTATGGCATCAAGTGGATGCTTCGGAACGCGTCCTTGGAAAACTAGCTGAACGAATTGCATTGGTGTTGATGGGGAAGCACAAACCTATCTACAACCCAAGTG TTGATTGTGGTGACTATGTTATTGTCACGAATTGCACGAAAGTACGAGTTTCTGGGCGGAAAGAGCAATCGCTTCTGTACCGAAAACACACAATGTACCCTGGGGGACTGAAGGAGACGCCGTACAAAGACATGATGGGGAAGAAACCAGAGGAG ATCATACGACATGCAGTATCCGGCATGCTTCCAAAAAACAAACTTCGTGAACGAAGACTCGAACGGCTTCGGATATTTCCTGGTAACGAGACTGGTATTCTAGGAGCAAACGTGATGCGTAACTGGCACGATGGAACCATGCCGCAAGACTGGAATCCCACGGAACTGGTGAAGGAAAGCCAGAGGATATTACCTGCGAAATTACACGATAGAAGCAAGCAGATGACGGTATCTTGA
- a CDS encoding uncharacterized protein (BUSCO:EOG09260EQD) produces MSLSVGGNGPELQLANEKEIASNLNTDEDSQGHESDSSVQVGNDGDSAGGEYLDDNAVEEEEEEEEEEEEEEEDEEDDEEPALKYERISGNLPDIFKKDSGSAIAMSKKYMILGTHTGFLHLFDLSGKRIKSFKPHQASIVDICVDTTGDFVGTASMDGQVVIVSLASTKETYSFDMRRPMKTIALEPNFGKRSTRGFVCGGLAGALVLREKGWLGHTETTLHVGEGPIWQARWQGRLISWANDLGVKIYDTESQTRITFIDRPPDSPRADLFKCSLYWQDDSTLLIAWANHIKVARIRARPRNVTVSESANLPPLLVEITAVFQLDCMISGIIPHPTQLSSVPVMQSRPASIVSQGSSKRQSHAPPPSLTSFLLLAYTPPDVDFEEKTEDRARQARKVAERPELRIISRAGEELAADALSVANFQKWGCNDYILLGVDENNEMGIHGRSYVVLSPQDIILVRPRDRIDHVSWLMERLRYEEALEEIEAIETEGPAPEMVINGAKMTTSGIGLRYVEHLLSEREYAKAARLCPKVCARDPKRWEHWIFVFAEKHQLQAIIPYVPTEEPRLEHLVYEMMLAHFLAHDHPTLLKTIKEWPRDIYDIAAVIIAIQAELTKAGNTVILMECLAELYIANRQPGKALPYLLRLRRPNVFDLIRENNLFTDVQSQVLSLIEFDQELREQRRRSREENSEPPEEDGERSEAIELLVDNVHSIPITRVVQQLQTSPKYLFLYLDAIMKVDLQLLAGFPDLQDLQVKLYADYARPRLIDFLRASTEYDLEKAYNVCQDRDLVPEMVFLLGRMGNNKKALTLIIERLGDVHRAIDFAKEQADDDLWEDLLKYSETRPTFIRGLLENVGPEINPIRLIRRIKNGLEIPGLKEALIKILQDFHLQISLLEGCQTILDGDGSDFSRKLQKDQTGGFLLNAKSICPICSRTLQEVPQGLVILFLCRHTVHASCVIGGDSLPQQPDALLREAGLSSGRGLSGRIAFESIVRPKIKQGCPVCHQRSEGI; encoded by the exons ATGTCACTATCTGTTGGCGGGAATGGACCAGAACTCCAATTGGCCAACGAAAAGGAGATAGCCAGTAATCTGAATACAGACGAGGATTCGCAAGGCCACGAGAGCGATTCCAGTGTTCAGGTGGGAAATGACGGAGATTCCGCTGGAGGAGAATACCTAGATGACAATGcagtagaggaagaggaagaggaggaagaggaagaggaagaagaagaagaggacgaggaggacgacgaagaacCCGCACTGAAATATGAACGAATATCCGGTAATCTACCTGACATATTCAAGAAGGATTCAGGTTCAGCTATTGCTATGTCCAAGAAATACATG ATCCTTGGAACACACACCGGTTTCCTTCATTTGTTTGACCTCTCTGGGAAGCGTATTAAATCGTTTAAACCACACCAGGCTTCTATTGTGGACATATGCGTCGACACTACTGGAGATTTCGTTGGAACTGCTTCTATGGACG GTCAGGTCGTCATCGTGTCGCTCGCCTCGACTAAAGAAACTTACTCCTTCGATATGCGAAGACCCATGAAGACCATAGCGCTTGAACCTAACTTTGGAAAGCGAAGTACGAGGGGATTTGTATGTGGTGGTCTCGCAGGCGCTCTAGTTCTGCGCGAGAAGGGATGGCTTGGACACACCGAGACTACTCTCCATGTCGGCGAAGGTCCCATTTGGCAGGCACGCTGGCAAGGTCGACTCATTAGCTGGGCTAACGATCTCGGAGTGAAGATATATGATACAGAATCACAAACGCGAATCACCTTCATCGATCGACCTCCTGACAGTCCACGAGCCGATCTCTTCAAATGTTCTCTGTATTGGCAGGATGATTCTACCTTGTTAATAGCATGGGCAAACCATATCAAAGTGGCACGGATTCGCGCACGCCCTCGAAACGTGACGGTTTCGGAATCAGCAAACTTACCCCCTCTACTGGTCGAGATTACTGCAGTATTTCAATTGGATTGCATGATATCTGGTATCATCCCACATCCCACCCAGCTATCGTCCGTTCCCGTAATGCAGAGCCGACCTGCTTCCATCGTGTCACAAGGCTCTTCTAAGCGGCAATCCCATGCTCCCCCTCCCTCTCTCacgtcttttcttcttctggcatATACGCCTCCAGACGTAGACTTTGAAGAAAAGACCGAAGACCGTGCTCGCCAGGCGCGCAAAGTTGCTGAACGACCAGAGTTACGTATCATATCTCGCGCGGGAGAAGAGTTGGCTGCGGACGCACTCAGTGTTGCGAATTTCCAGAAGTGGGGTTGTAACGATTACATCCTGCTAGGTGTCGATGAAAATAATGAGATGGGTATACACGGACGGTCTTACGTCGTCCTGAGTCCGCAAGATATTATCCTTGTGCGACCTCGGGATCGAATAGATCACGTCTCGTGGCTAATGGAGAGACTACGGTACGAAGAGGCTTTAGAGGAGATAGAGGCCATCGAAACTGAAGGTCCGGCTCCGGAGATGGTCATAAATGGGGCCAAGATGACGACTTCAGGTATTGGTTTACGCTACGTTGAACACCTCCTTAGCGAGA GAGAATACGCGAAAGCAGCTCGATTATGTCCGAAAGTTTGTGCGCGTGATCCCAAAAGATGGGAGCATTGGATTTTTGTATTTGCCGAGAAGCATCAACTACAG GCCATCATCCCATACGTTCCCACAGAAGAGCCTCGTTTAGAACATCTGGTTTATGAGATGATGCTCGCACACTTTTTGGCACATGATCACCCAACTCTTCTCAAAACGATCAAGGAATGGCCGAGGGACATTTACGACATAGCGGCTGTGATAATAGCAATCCAGGCTGAGTTGACCAAAGCTGGGAACACGGTTATCTTAATGGAATGCCTTGCCGAGTT GTATATTGCTAATCGTCAACCCGGGAAGGCATTGCCTTACCTTCTGCGCCTACGACGCCCCAACGTCTTTGATCTCATCCGGGAAAATAATCTTTTCACGGACGTGCAAAGTCAGGTTCTCTCACTTATCGAGTTCGACCAGGAGCTGAGGGAGCAACGGCGTCGGAGTCGAGAAGAGAATTCCGAACCGCCAGAGGAGGACGGGGAGAGAAGTGAGGCTATAGAGCTATTAGTAGACAACGTGCACTCCATACCG ATAACCAGAGTTGTGCAGCAGCTTCAAACAAGCCCCAAGTATCTTTTTCTGTATCTTGACGCGATCATGAAAGTGGATCTCCAGTTACTCGCCGGATTCCCCGATCTGCAGGACCTACAG GTCAAGTTATATGCAGACTATGCTCGTCCAAGGCTTATCGACTTTCTGAGAGCAAGTACTGAGTACGATTTGGAAAAG GCGTATAATGTCTGCCAGGACAGAGACCTCGTTCCGGAGATGGTGTTCCTTCTAGGTCGTATGGGCAACAATAAAAAGGCTTTGACTCTGATCATTGAACGACTCGGAGACGTCCATAGG GCGATAGATTTCGCCAAGGAACAAGCGGATGATGATCTTTGGGAAGATCTGTTGAAATATTCGGAGACGCGTCCAA CGTTCATCCGTGGTCTTCTTGAGAACGTTGGGCCGGAGATAAATCCTATCCGTCTCATCAGACGAATCAAGAATGGACTCGAGATTCCCGGACTGAAGGAAGCGCTGATCAAGATATTGCAGGACTTCCATTTGCAGATATCACTGTTGGAAGGTTGCCAGACCATACTCGATGGAGACGGCTCAGATTTTTCAAGGAAGCTGCAAAAGGACCAGACGGGTGGATTCCTACTGAACG CAAAATCTATCTGTCCAATATGTTCTCGAACTTTACAAGAGGTTCCGCAGGGTCTCGTCATATTATTCCTATGCCGGCACACTGTTCACGCAAGCTGCGTCATCGGCGGGGATTCCCTACCGCAACAACCGGATGCTCTGTTGCGAGAAGCTGGGCTCTCTTCTGGTCGAGGTCTGAGCGGAAGGATAGCTTT CGAATCCATAGTCAGACCAAAGATCAAACAGGGCTGCCCGGTCTGTCACCAGAGAAGCGAGGGAATTTAA